The segment TGATCCCACAGAGCACTGCCAGATAGAGGTgtttattaatttagaacaatTAAATTCAAATCATTCTTCTGTCTCATGTAATTATTTTTCAGAGAGTCTGCGGCACAATATGGGTGACAGTGTAACTTGGGATAACATCTATACAAGTAAATCCAGCAGCGGCTTTTCACATTTTGACTGGTTCTGTGGTTATGAAGATCTAAAAAGCTTTCTGCTGTCACTTATCCATGAAATGGCACCTGAGAAATACACAGGACCACCCCTGCATGTGCTGGACGTGGGTTGTGGCACGTCAGATGTCGGGCTCGGTCTGTTTCAGGACTCGCACATCCCCTTGCTGATAACCTGCATAGATCGGTCAACACCGGCCGTTCTCTCTATGCAAAATAGCCTCATAAAAGGAGATCCTGCTGCACCCAAACATCACGAGTCCCGTCTGGAATATGTTGAAGGTGATGTCACCGATCTGTATGACATTCCCTCAGGTAGTGTGTCACTAGTACTGGATAAAGGTACCACTGATGCTCTTTTGCGGTCAGGAAGAGAGGCGGCAGGATTACTGCTGCAGGAAGCCCTGCGAGTCCTGCAGGCAGGGGGTAAATTAGTTCAACTGACAGATGAAGATCCGGATGCTAGACTGCCTTTTTTGGAAGGAGTTGGAGCAGGTCCAACGGTGACATTTCATGATCTGGGAGATAAAAAAGGCATTGCATACTATGCCTATATTGTGACACGTTCCTCGTGAAAAAAACAGCTGGATCTTCTAATTAAGCATCTATAAATTCCTCATTGAATGGACGTGAATCATTAAAGTGTCATATTTCTCGTCTTTCTCCATATGGTTGTAAACCTGATTTCCAGTCTGTTTCAGAAGTAGAGCCCTCAGTTCATGTAGGCTCTCCATAAATATACATTTctatggaaaaaacaaaacatacctaGATCATGGTATCCATTTGTGCCTTACAAACGATTGCTAatcttctatattttttattatgtctgttttttgtttgttggtCTAACCTACCTGATGCCCATGGCCACATTAATGCATTAGGAGTCAAATGTGTTACTGTGATTTATGTGAAGACTAAAGACTATAtattgccatataaataaatgcataataatttatttaccacCTGGAGCCtattatttccagaaaaaatgtttGTGCACCACTTCACCTGCCACCTATGTGTCACACTTGTTTCATCAAAAGTACACGTGCATATGCGGGAACGCTTGTTTGTGTAAATTACCCATAATATCCTGAGCTTGGAAATACTGAGTTACAGCTGGGTGGTCGACctaagggcatcaccaggtaggTGTTATGGAAGGCACTTTACCACCATACATTCAGCCAAGCTAAGCTTGCACTTGTAGATGCAGGTGTAAATAGAAAGATGGCCACTGCCAATGTAACtggttaaacaaataaaaatgtaatttgaacAATTCCTTAATGTATAATGGCATTACTTGATTTGAAAAACCACAAACACCCAAACCTGCATATATGAGGAAGgacagtaaaatacattgttccaaTGCAActgttaatataatatttatacatcCCTGCACCACTAGAGACAGCTGAATCAACACCTCACATCTGTCTAATAGGATTTTGTGCAGGATAAAAAGCCATGATTTGAAATAAGAGCATGTCAGGTAAGTTGCTGTGATATCACAGGCCACACCTCTAGGTATAAttccacccatcatcatcatatttctatagcaccagcatattctgtaacGCTTTACACTTGGGAACAAACACTactaatacaatactgggtaatacagacacacagtgagctaagagggtcctgcttgcaagcttacagtctatcaACACAGTACATTCCTGCTGAGCAAGTTAGTAATTAACATTGTGCTAATTCAGGAGTTGAAAGATATTTACACATGACACAGTCTTGTTAGATGCAAGAAAAAATTAGTCAATAGGATCCATTTTACCAGTTTGCACAGGTGAAAAATGTATACATGACCTTACGAGGGATAAAATGTAAGAGCCTCCAGTCTGCTGATTGATTAGAAAATACAACAAGGATCCTATGTTGCTTTTTAATTCACTTTTAGTTCTTCTCCAGATGAGTGATTTTTGCATCATGTCCCAAACAAATGCAAGACAGCAGTGGCTGACCCGATGCAGGCTAGAGAGCCATTGATCTCTATGGTGTGCCACGTGTGCTGCCCACTCAGAGGGCAGTAAAACACGACACAGGAAGGCAAGAAAATGATGCCGGCAACATTGTTTCACATTTCTGTCTATACCTCATGAATTATTGCTGTCTTAGAGAACAGTACATGTGGCATGATGTACAGATTGTGAGTGCCCTGGAGGATTTTGAGCAGTAGCCAAATTAAAAATGTTCAGCAGCCTTGTTACTGGAATAAGAAATGTGAATGAGCCAAGATGGTCTCTATTCCATTGCACTGGGTTTAAAATGGACTTCTTtaccatagtttttttttttttttttcaccagctATCACcataagaaaaacattttataaaattcttcaagaaaaaaataaatatgttttattagttTTTCCAACAGGACATAACAGGATGTCTACATGCACAATAGGTGGGGGGTTGATACTTCTTTAGATTTTTCACTTTGAAATGACCGGATGGGaagtcttaataataataataatggaaaagaCAGACTGGATCCATTGCTGAGCACTGACATACAGTATGTGGCTTCGTACGAGAATTAAAATGTATCTAGATAGATAAAAACATCCCCAGTCTTACCATTCCAAAAAAGGAGCTTCATCTCTTTTCTAGGTAATCAGGCTGGAAAGGGAGAAAATGGAAAGAGATAATTTAATTTCTTGAACTTTATATTAATTACTGGATTGAAGGGGTTATATTATAAAGAACAACTAGACAATTTGGAATagtttacattaaaataaaaggcGCTTTAGCGATTACCTAGttagtatttataaatatatccaaGTTCAATACAAAGATTAGTTAAATGAGCATTGTGTATTTAGTACTGTGAAGGTGATAAGGCAACATCCACTTCTACTGCAAGAAAGATGTTTTCACCatcagcacagaaaggattcttcACTGTAAGAGCAGTCAGGTTATGGAGATGGCAAATTCATTATAGGGATTTTAATGCAGATTAGTTTTCTTTCATGTAAGATACAGTGTGGACATCCATAATTATTGGGGTGACAATTCATCTGATTGCCATTGAAGGGGTCAAGAAGGAGCCCCTCCACACTTCTTAACAACAAGGATAAAATGGCAGCTGCCTTGTTGGGGTTTTATTTGGTCTTCCTATGGATCGATCTAGCCAGTTCATATTAGAATAGGCAGATGTTCAAGgacatttgtcttttttttttaactacagaaTCTTCCACATGACCATTTAAACAATGGGACTTTTGTTTCTACATGGAAGGTTGGCAGTGCAGTTCTTAATAACTAACTTATAGTGGGTACTGTAGGAGAGCACTGCACATACCTTTCGGTGTATTAAACTGATATGATACCCTCACAAACTATGTTTAAGGAAATGATTTAATAATAATCTTTTAGCTAAGTTATCACATTATGGATAACTAAAATCAACATTACATTGAGTTAGTATATAATTGTGGTCTGTCGGAGTAAAGCTAAAGTTGCAGGGACAAGGGAGAACACTGCAGGGGTCTACACAAACTCTAGTTACTATAGAAGGATGCGTGGTCATCCTCATACCTCatcaaccgctccttctctgtatccacttcTGGTTCTTCCTCACCCCCCTTCCTTCTGCAGTGTCTGTAGGAATCCCTCAGGGCTCAGTTCTTGGCActctactcttttcgctgtaCACCGCCTTCCAGGGTGGACTCATCACTTCCTTTGCTCCCCAGTATCACTTTTATGCCAATGACAGTCAACtctacctctcttctcctgaTTATTCCCCTTCTCTCCGCTCTTGTGTATCCGACTGCCTTTCCACCacctcctcttggatgtcttcacgttttctcacAATTAATATTGCCAAAaatgaactcattgttttcccttctTCTGGATCTTCAGCTCACCTTGACCACACTAGCACTGTTGAAAATACCACCATCtattctgttccccaactccactgcctgggcgtcaccctcgactcctctctctcctttgaccccacattcaatttcttgcccaatcctgtcactttcaACTacacaacatcgcccgcatccggcccttcctatcccaggatgccaccaaaaccattatccatgcacttatcatttcccatcttgattactgtaaccttctcctcaccagcctcccctGCTTTTGTTCTATACTTAACGCGGCTGCTAGACTTATCCTTACTATGTAAATCATTCAGAAGTTGGTTTATATACTCTACCATATTACTGTGAAAGTCTGTCCTACAGTTCTAGCTGCTGACCTGAATCACTTAATAAACTGCTGTGTTAGTAGCAATGGATGGTATAGCAGACCTTTTAACATATCAgggtttaaaaatcaaaacaaaaaaatgacaaatggCAGAAAACATTTTAGTTGTCGCATAATTTTCTTCACACCCGTCACATATGACTCTGTATTGACCACATGCAGAAATTTATTCATGGCTTTCTCAGTCATCAAGGTGGCAAAACTGCTGTACAGTCatcgccaaaagttttgagaattgacacaaatattatttttcacatcaggtcagtgattctcttgttaacacaggtgagtgttgatgaggacaaggctgtagatcactctgtcatgctgattgagttagaataatagactggaagctttaaatggagggtggtgcttgaaatcattgttttttctctgttaaccatggttacctgcaaagaaacacgtgcagccatcattgttttgcacaaaaaagggcttcacaggaaaggatattgctgctagtaagattgcacctaaatcaaccatttatcgaatcatcaagaacttcaatgtGAGAGGTTAAATATTCATGAAGGAGgcttcagggacagactgatattctgcaaaaggtacaaggattggactgctgaggactggggtaaagtcattttctctgattttCGCTacctatcagtcctgtgtcatgctaacaaagcatcctgagaccattcatgcgtggggttgcttctcagccaagggagtgggctcactcacaattttggaTAATGTTCTATACATTGTGCTCGACCAGACTAGGCTACATAAGCTAATTTACAGCAGCAGTAAgaccaaggtatccctccttgacTAATCAATTATATAGAAAACATAGAATGTCTCTTTGCGCTTGTATTAGCCTTCAGATGATAAATAAATGCCAAGGATATATATACAAACCAGTGATAATACAATATTATGCTAGAATAAATACAAAATGGATGCAAATGGACTATAAACCTTTCAAACAATGATGACAAGATAAAAGGCACACCAAAGAGGAAGATTGAATCTCGATGTTGATAGTTCTGTTGATCAAAGTTCAAATAAATCTGTTGAGTGGAAATGAGAGATTGTCACATCAGAATTAACTAATATTGCTAGTTGTAATTGCCCAAACTGTAGGTAATGTTTCATGAGTATCTTGAGAGGTATATGTATGCGGTAATAAATGTAATTGTCATTAAaagtctttgcataaacttaatgtaattgtcaatagaagcctttgacacttatgaaatgtttgtaattttacttcagtgtaccatagcaacatttggcAAAAAGGTCTCAAAactctgaagcagcaaactttgtgaaaaccaatatttgcgtcattctaaaaacttttggtcatgactgtacaccACTGTACTAATTTATCACTTTCATATGTATATAATTGTTGAGTTGCAATGTTTCCGTCTGAGTACCCAGCACTTCCTTTGGCATATATAAAGTAATACTTCATGTTGTAACCTGCCTTGTGCTAAGATGCAGGTAAAACGGGTGGAAATCACACAAGGGGCTTGTTTTTTACCTTATATttacaaaagtaaaaatgttcatttgtgaacagaaacaaaatatgtattttctttctcTAACACAGAACTGTTGTAGTTTGGTTTATAGGGCAAATGAAGTAGccagcacggtggttaagtggttagcacttctgccttacagcactggggtcatgagtttaattcctgaccatggccttatctgtgaggagtctgtatgtttcctccgggtgctctggatAATAATAGCACTCCTGTTATTAGATTTCCTCATAACACCACAGGCAGATGCAAAGTATTATTCAAAAATAGATAAGCACCCCATATTAGACCATCTGACACAATAGTTACCTAACATTTAACCACTGAAAGTTGAAAGCGTCAATAATGGTGTCAATGCAGCAAATTAGTTTAAATGTTAATTAGTACTGATCAGTATGTCAATGCTTGATGTTTCAACAGTGCTCGAATTGAAAATAGGTGATTGACAGGCagagccggactgggactaaaaataagccctggcatttaaagtacacaggcccatctcagttccagtaggaaagaaactatgtggcggcgctgaaaagggcgtgaccacattgtgttgtgggtgtggccaacatgggggattgatacatacattataataaaacattacatttatcacaccctcccagccacatcacgccatccccccaggcacattacgacacccccagcccactgtacttatctatgtttctggtgctactgacatccataagggtgggaacttcctgtagagtgagcagggaagctctttgtctcacgagattaccaaatcttgtgatacttagagctcctcggcttgctctgcaatctgtgtcctgtccgggaactgggagcaactattagttcccttcccctaaccagaggtggattaaggctcaaggtatttaagacagcaggacccctattatgtaacatggttatcattttagacaaatacacaggcactactgttagaagcacacagctctgccttcacaagcagtacgttgtgaagcgggacatacctctcaactgtccttgcagtcggaccaaatcctgactaagtgagacagtcactcaaattcaggactgccccacgagattcaggacagttggcagactgtcctgctctctcctacctgtcttggtcactttcaacACTTGTAGCAACTGGTTTCTTTAGCTTAGTtaattcttgtcttgatcctggaatattggatgccctattttgaaaaagaaaTGGGTACATGGGATTTAGaagactccaaccagccccggtgttaaaacaatagcactcacattttataattaggcctccctccagtccccacaataacaatattcacatttaataagtagacctatttcccttcaaccagccccaacattaaattaacagtatacccatttactcaaaatatatttccctccatccaaacagtcccagtaataaattaaatagcattaaagtttaataactatagccattttccacaaccatccccggcaataattcatattcacatttaataaatagccctcctccccaaaatcagtcccatattcaattgatagccctaaaccaccccagcattaaattaaaggttccttcacctcaccttaaatatttagcccccacctacactccacagttaaatagcctacctcccacactatattaagatcctcccttccctcacatattatattaaaatactgcgcgcacacaaacatgcacactatatgaacatggggccacacacgcacactatagcaacatggggccacacacacactatagcaacatggggccacacatacacactatagcaacacagacacaaacacactatagccacacggACAAACACTATAGCCACatagacacacactatagccacacacacacactatagccacacagacacacactatagccacacacacactatagccacacagacatacactataGACACCGACACTAACTTGTTacatccagtgtcggactggggcattaagggcccaccggggaatgcaacactaggggcccagcAAAGGGGGTGTgatcagccatcatagaggcgggaccagacactagagggggagtggtcagtccacgaaggacagctagcaccttagtgcagtatataaggaatgcagtgtgtgtataaaaaatacagtcttgacctgccccttagattgggcagaacagtcaccaaaaatcacgaTTGTCCCattagaccaggattggctaacctgtggtactccaggtgttgtgaaactacaagccccagcatgctttgccaatatatagcagcttattgctggaagggtatgctgggacttacagtttcacaacacctggagtaccacaggttagccaagcctacactAGACTCAGGTCATttaacagactgtcctacctgttgttgtcacttttaccacctgtggctgctggtttctctagttgcggcttgtctagattctggaatgttgagggccctatttggaaaaaataatgggtacatttagaaacgtcaaacatccctgccattaaataaacagcacctacatttaataattaggcctctctccagcctcaatattaaagtaatagtgctcacatttgatgaatagatctatttccctccaatcaaccccaacattaaattaatagtattcccatttaataaataaacctattaccctccctccaaacagtcccagcaataaattattagcatttatgtttaatacatccatttcccacgaccattcctagcattaaataattaatattcacatttaatagatagcccccacactcagccccacatttaattatagacccaaaccaactcagcattaaaggtcccatcactccctccctatagtgttctctgtgcagcccccccacactatagtttagcataggcagcccccctatagtttagtatagataggcagcccccctatgccacacggtagtgcccccaaaacaatgctatgccacgatagtgcccccaatgttatgccacgcaagtgtccccgattca is part of the Mixophyes fleayi isolate aMixFle1 chromosome 10, aMixFle1.hap1, whole genome shotgun sequence genome and harbors:
- the CSKMT gene encoding citrate synthase-lysine N-methyltransferase CSKMT, mitochondrial, producing the protein MFRPHRFLCSSLRQCLVHTFGTNASTSRNGESLRHNMGDSVTWDNIYTSKSSSGFSHFDWFCGYEDLKSFLLSLIHEMAPEKYTGPPLHVLDVGCGTSDVGLGLFQDSHIPLLITCIDRSTPAVLSMQNSLIKGDPAAPKHHESRLEYVEGDVTDLYDIPSGSVSLVLDKGTTDALLRSGREAAGLLLQEALRVLQAGGKLVQLTDEDPDARLPFLEGVGAGPTVTFHDLGDKKGIAYYAYIVTRSS